The window aagttaaataatctgcaaatgtaatttaaaaatcatagtatGAATAAATGGAAGGATATGTCATAATTTAAATTCACAACTTGTTTCAACAAACTTCCTGATTCATTAACAACAGCATGTTGGcaacaggaaagaatgaaatctttctcttcctcaagtAATTGGAAACaccattcatttttttagtcTACTCATTCATTAGCAGTTTGTCTCATCGATATTATTTGATACCTTCTTCCAGTTAACCCTGTTTGGTTACCTTTTGACTCAAAATGAAATGCCCTATTGTTAGATCTAGTCGGTACGTGGTAATTTCTGACTAACAGTGGCCCCTTTTCCCTTCTTCATGTGGGTGGCCTAGGATTTAGATAGGTACAGATAGAAGCCAATATTGAATCTGGGCAACAGTCTAGTATATAATTGCTGCCTGGTTTCTTGGCTAAACACTCGGGGCAGTACAGAGAAATTTTTATGTCTCTGACATGTTCTCCCAAACtgccttgctttattttcttgtgtGTAGGGTATGGAAGTAGgatagacaagaaaaaaataatagaccaCACACATGGCTGGTCTGTACAGTTATTTCATACTTTAGCAATTTCAAAACCACCTCTTATTGGATAATGCTCATGTTGGGAGTTAGCAAAACTTACTGTAAAGCCATCAGGACATTGCATTTACTGCTATTATACTTTGGCCCAAGTTCACATTCTAGGTAGAAATAACTATAACTTAGAAATTCTTTACCTCTAAATAGAAGTTAAATTTTAGAATCTTATGGTGGCACTAAACTGGCTATTCAGTATACACTCATTGACTGAATGCTTGGTATGGACCAGATACTGTGCCGAGCATTAAATCTAAAAAGGCATCTCATTTCAACTTACTCCTGCACACACAGTCCTTCCCAGGCCCCCATCTTTATCCTCCTTTAGAATACCCCCAAGTTTCTGCAAAGGTTTAACCTGCAAATCTATCTATCCATATTACAGATTTCTAATGACAGATGTATCAACATCATGCACTTTGAAGGTAAACTCCACAGTAGTATGtcctttaaaaaaggattaaatacACATCCcagagaaagtgattttttttcaggcaTTAAGATGTATAAGTATACAGAGAAGTAGGAAATTGCCTTTTAAGCAGACTTGCAAGTGCTCCATTGCCATGACCTTTCTCCCCTATCCTCACCTGATCTGTCAAGTGAGGTCGTTTCTAGTGGCTCTGAGGGAGTGGGAGGCTCTTTTACAGAACGTTTGGAGGTTCAAAACTTAAGTTTAAATCACTGTATAAAGAAATTCCATTTTACAGGGCACTATTTGAAAGTAATACTTGGGAAAAGAGCTTCTAGGGTGCTACTTCTCCAAGAACCAGTCTATGGGCAATTATGGACATAACCGTTGAAGACAGGCAGTTACTTTACCATTTGGAGATTTTTTGAGGCAGCAAATGTACAATATCCCTTGGCACTATATCTCAATATCTAATCATTCATAAATCAAGATATCATTCCTAGGTATTACCAAATCTTCTTGCTGTAATGAAAACGCACTTTCTCTCCTTAACCTTCTGTAAAGTTGGAAAATAACTGATCCTCCcactgacaaaaaaataaaaaccttatatAAATGAAAGACTCTTCGTTGCCCTTTATCTTTTGCAGGCTAAGCAAACCTACAGGCCCAAATGTTTTGGTGGCATCTTATTTTGGTGTTACCACTGATTGATAAATCCTAATTGGTGCCTATAATTTCTCTACCTCACACAACAGAGGCGGAGATTCTGATTAAGATTGTgtctccgggatccctgggtggcgcagcggtttagcacctgcctttggcccagggcgtgatcctggagacctgggatcgaatcccacgtcgggctcctggtgcatggagcctgcttctccctctgcctatgtctctgcctctctctctctgtgactatcataaataaataaaagatttttaaaaagattgtgtcTCTAAGTGCTCTTATTAAGATGTAGGtacctgggttttattttttattatttttaaaaaatattttttaagattgtatttatttattcatgagacacacacacacacacacacacacacacacacacacacagagagagagagagagagagagagagaggcagagacacaggcagagggagaagcaggctccatgcggggagcccaacgtgggacactccctgggctgaaggcggcgctaaaccgctgagccacctgggctgcccttattttttaagattttatttattcatgagggagagacagagagacagagagagagacacacacacacacacaggcaaagggagaagcagggtccctgcggggggagcctgatgcgggactcgatcccacaaccggggatcatgacctgagccgaaggctccGACCAAAGCCTTCcaaatggagggggaggggaggtgttTGGGAGAAAGTGGGGGCTTGGGATGTCAGATGTTCCACCACtgcaacccaggtgccccgatatcgggttttttttggatatttccttggttttatttGGGGAAATTGGTTTTCTAGCCGAGAGGTCAACCCTTTTGTATTTCACATAAGAAACCTATCAGCAAGATACCTTGTGTTGCTCTGTAGCATGACCCATCACCGGCCTCGTCTGTGTCACTTCTCAAAGGACACTTCCATATGAATATGTGGCACTAAAGAACATGAAGGTTTTGTTTAGGGATGAATCATCATTAGAAGATTCACACTTTACCTTGGTTGATTAGTGTGGTCCAAAGCCTCAAACTCCTAGATTTACTTGGTTTATCGGAGGCCCCTAAGGGAGCGCTGACAATTGATCTGTCCTGACGCAGGCTGACGGGGTCGTGGGGTCTGAGACACACCCTCTGAGTCCTACAGGTGTGGGCCACACCAGGTGTGCCTTAGCGGGCGCTGGGCGGGGCCCCTCTGGCCGCCACACCACCGCCACACGTTCTCTCAACATCTTCCTTCCTTGTGGACTTCGAGAATATCAGAGGTGAGCATCTCTGGGGTCACGGCCATTTCCACTTGAGTCAGGAAAGGAAATCTGCCTATGGCAGCAGAAGTCCCGGCGGGAGTaggtagtgtgtgtgtgggggggcggggggctccggtGGCGGAGCCTCCATCCGGCACTTTTCCGAGTCCCTAAGTCCCTCCTTCTGTCAGCGGGCCCCACACATCCCCCTGCTTACTCCTTCACGCACCTGCACCCTCCTCAGGACACAGGGAGCGAGGACGGCAGGAATCTACAGTGAAGGGCCTGGGCTCGCTCAGGTGGCTGCCCCGGGGCGTTCCGGCTCCAGCCGCCGTTTAGATACCGATCTTCAATCCCAGGTAAACCGGGACATTTCTGAaggactgtttaaaaaaaaaaatttgttttttttttttaaagcccactCGTGCTGAAGTATCTGCAGGAGGCGGGGGATTCTACCCGGTGAGACACCCCCTGCCCCGCCGCCGCACGTGCGGCCCCCTCAGACGCCTCCCGGGGTCCGGCTCAGCGCGCCCACCTCCGCGGGGCTCCCTCGCGgacgccccgccccctgccacctCCGCGCGTCTCATTGGCCAGGCCTTGCGTCCACCTCGGCTCCTGATTGGCGGTTGCTCCTGCCTGTAGGAGCCGCGGGGACATTTCCGCATTGAAGCGGGGGGGGGCCCTCCCTCCGCTCCcaaatggagggggaggggaggtgttTGGGAGAAAGTGGGGGCTTGGGGTGTCAGAAGTCCGCAGCCAGGTGGGCGCAAGGGGGCCGGCGGCTGGGCGGCGACCGCTGGCGAGGAGTTCAagttgtgcgtgtgtgtgtgtgaggggaggggggagagaaaagGGTGCCTCAGAGGTGACATTCTCTCAGCCTGCGAGCCTTCCTCCCGGGGCGCCATAAACGCCCCCCAGTTTCTCAGCTGCTGAAAGAAGCTGAAGGTGGGTCTCGCGGCGGCGGTGTGGAGAGGGGCGGGGAAGGGCTTCCCACGACCCCTCGGGCGGGTGTGTTTCCCTCCCGGAGCTGCGTTAAGCTCCGCTCCGCGACCGGCTCTGTGGCCCGGGAGGCCGAATTTGGGGTGCGGGGCCCTCCCGCgctcctgccccccctcccctcgcGGGCGGCCCCCGCGCGTTtgcagcggggaggggggagggggccttcccccctccccctctcccggAGGACGCGCCGGGGCCGGTGTCGCCGCTCTCCGCTGCAAGGGGGCGACCTGGAGGCCCCGGGCCGCCGGCGGGCGCGCGGGATCTCGCCGCCTCCGGGTCCCGGGGCGTCCGCGGGCTGCTAACAAATGGTGGCGTCGCCCCCTCTTCGcggcctccccccgcctccccggaCCCTGCTCGGGCGCCCGCAGCTGTCGCCCGGGGTTTCCCGGGGACCTGGCCGGAGGCTGGACGGCCGCgagggggaggggacggggggtGCGGCCGGGCGGGCGTTTGCCGCCGTCCTGCCCAGGAGGGCGTGGGGACGGGGGGGGGCGGCGAAATCGCCGTCGTAGATCCTCCTCTTTCATTGATGAAATTTAAGTTcgtgtggtgattttttttttttttttaaaccttttccgGGAGTCTCCAGCTGGCCCTGGTGTGTGTCAGGAGCGCGGTGTAGACAGGAGTTCCAGGCAGGCTCAGTCACACGAAGTTCCTGTCTTTTCTGAAGTGGAGGAGGTTTTCCtggtgtttgtttggtttgggcttttctttttcttttctttttttttttttttttttgaggtaattTTAATCGCTTTGAATAAATAACTCTCCCTTAAGTGACTGGCCgtaggaaggggagaaagagcaCGGCGGTGAGTTAAAGCCGGGGAGGAAGAGAGACCTGCCCCATAGCGTGGCTCCTCTAGAAAttaacacacatatacatacttcATCAGAGTCTTTTACTAGATCCCTAAAATGTCGAGATATGTGCAAGGTAAGacacccttctttttttttttttgtctcccgGGTTGCTTCCgtcggggggtggtggtggtggtggtggtggtggtttggaAGTGGAAATGGTCCTTTGAGATCCTGTCAGCGAAACCCTTTTCCTCAAATTGACATTTGAGCTGCTGTGAGCTGCTCGGGTTGGCATTTCGGGTACGGAGAGTTCATCCCCCCTGGGCCCTACCCGGATTCAATTCTGCGTCCCCGAAATCAGGTTAGTGGCACTCGGGCTCGCTAGGATAGTGGCGGTACATGACGATAAAACAGGCTTTTTTGGCTGCTGATCGACCGGTCTTCTCTTTTTCCTGGTGGAAGTCAAGGTAACCGACCGggaaggggagctgggagggTTGCGGGGAAGGTTAGGTGGGTTTTGCCAGGACTGTTGGGGGAGCTTTAGtgttctctgcttctcctcccgcCTGTATGTGAGTGTGGACGTGGTTGGAGTCTCAGATTCAGTTCTTGCGAAACCCGGAGTCGCTTGGAGGAGCTGGAGGTCATTTTCAGTAAGAGAAACGACTTTGCTGCATTGCTGCTTATTTCCCCTTTTTGAAAATCTGGGGAGATTCTTCAGGTTGCTTTGAATCTTGAAAATTGCCCTCTAGATTTTACACGTGTAATTAAAAAGGTTCGCGAATGCCTCTGAACGGAGTTAAGCATTcacactgcttctctctctctctctctctctctgtgtgtgtgtgtgtgtgtctgtgtgtgtagaTTGTAAACAGTGGGATTGGTGCTGCCTTAAACCTGCCACTCACTAGTTTTTAGCATAGGATTTGCCTAGTGCTATTGCAAGTAATAAACCCTTTTCTTTCAGACCCCAGACTGTTAAAAGCTTCAGCTATCTTGCCCAACACACAGCTAAGAGCTAGTGAAAGTTCACAACCACTTAATGTGACTCTCaacagatgtatttttaaaaaaattgtcagttATGGCCATTTTTAACCCTAGAAATAAAAATGCCCTAGGAAGTTTTatatcccttttttcttttttttttaaatctatttattcataagagagagagaggcagagacacaggcagagggagaagcaggctccatgcagggagcccgacgtgggactcgatcctgggactccaggatcacaccccagccaaaggcaggcgctaaaccactgaaccacccaagcatccctttaTATCCCTTTCTTAACCCTTCTTTGAGTTTTGTATAAtaaagagtattttcactgcctgTCTTATTATGGAAACAGATGGGACAACTTACGCCTGCATTTAGCACTGAGCTCAGAAATGTCACTTGTCATTAGACTTTCAAATTCATGTTATAAGTTATATGCGGTGAGAGAGGCTTTTTATATTCCGATTGAACAACTGTCTTAAGAATGGAAAAGTAGAGGTAACTGTTAATTTGCCGGTTTTGTAACAGCAACAGCAAAATTACCAGaaagctgttt of the Vulpes lagopus strain Blue_001 chromosome 5, ASM1834538v1, whole genome shotgun sequence genome contains:
- the LOC121491765 gene encoding translation initiation factor IF-2-like; this translates as MKEEDLRRRFRRPPPSPRPPGQDGGKRPPGRTPRPLPLAAVQPPARSPGNPGRQLRAPEQGPGRRGEAAKRGRRHHLLAARGRPGTRRRRDPARPPAARGLQVAPLQRRAATPAPARPPGEGEGGRPPPPSPLQTRGGRPRGEGGQERGRAPHPKFGLPGHRAGRGAELNAAPGGKHTRPRGRGKPFPAPLHTAAARPTFSFFQQLRNWGAFMAPREEGSQAERMSPLRHPFLSPLPSHTHTHNLNSSPAVAAQPPAPLRPPGCGLLTPQAPTFSQTPPLPLHLGAEGGPPPASMRKCPRGSYRQEQPPIRSRGGRKAWPMRRAEVAGGGASAREPRGGGRAEPDPGRRLRGPHVRRRGRGCLTG